In one Candidatus Hydrogenedentota bacterium genomic region, the following are encoded:
- a CDS encoding TIGR00730 family Rossman fold protein: MAQSETGPKKHSIVKAYKNLEFLNSPDARLVRVMCEFTEPQARLRRARIRDTIVFFGSARLPSAEQARARLDALRKQRSRNRSLVSKAAWEAALRDRELSRYYEDARELAARMTRWSLSLPKRGRRFVVCSGGGPGIMEAANRGAREAGGQSLSLNISLPFEQIPNPYQTPELAFEFHYFFVRKFWFVYLAKALVAFPGGFGTLDELFEVLTLVQTRKTQKEMPVVVYGRKFWRSILNFDLLAKRGVISRDDLKLFRFCDTVDEAAAYLQSELTRLYMS; the protein is encoded by the coding sequence ATGGCACAATCGGAAACCGGTCCCAAAAAACACTCGATCGTAAAAGCGTATAAGAACCTCGAATTCCTGAACTCGCCGGACGCCCGGCTGGTCCGCGTCATGTGCGAATTCACGGAACCCCAGGCGCGCCTGCGCCGCGCGCGCATCCGTGACACCATCGTGTTCTTCGGGTCGGCCCGGCTGCCCTCGGCTGAACAGGCGCGGGCGCGTCTCGATGCGCTGCGCAAGCAGCGTTCCAGGAACCGCTCCCTCGTAAGCAAGGCCGCCTGGGAAGCCGCGCTGCGCGACCGGGAACTCTCCCGCTATTACGAGGACGCGCGGGAACTCGCGGCGCGTATGACCCGCTGGTCCCTGTCGCTGCCTAAACGGGGCCGCCGCTTCGTCGTGTGTTCCGGCGGCGGACCGGGCATCATGGAGGCGGCAAACCGTGGCGCGCGCGAGGCCGGGGGACAGTCGCTGAGCCTCAATATCAGCCTGCCGTTCGAGCAAATCCCGAATCCGTACCAGACACCCGAGCTGGCCTTCGAATTCCACTACTTCTTCGTGCGGAAATTCTGGTTCGTCTACCTGGCAAAGGCGTTGGTCGCGTTTCCCGGCGGCTTCGGGACGCTCGACGAGTTGTTCGAGGTGCTCACCCTCGTCCAGACGCGCAAAACGCAAAAGGAAATGCCGGTTGTCGTCTATGGAAGGAAATTCTGGCGGTCGATCCTCAATTTCGACCTGCTGGCGAAGCGGGGCGTCATATCGCGCGATGACCTGAAGCTCTTCCGCTTCTGTGACACCGTGGACGAAGCAGCCGCGTATCTTCAGTCGGAATTGACGCGCCTGTATATGAGCTGA
- a CDS encoding Gfo/Idh/MocA family oxidoreductase, with amino-acid sequence MSQSSLLSRRAFLAATLLPATAAIAQPSRPGPPGRVVTGHIGVGARGCALLARMRGSAAAVCDVDEEHLADGAALVGAGVRVFRDYRELLEQPDIDAVVIATPDHWHALQTVHACEAGKDIYVETPACRVFEEAQAMVRAATWYGRVVHAGAAGPLSRAAAAARMGMQRGALGAVQRIDCWGAANPEGGDPAKNAIAPESLDWDQWLGPNRWRPYNPECAHGDWRWLIDFGGGNVCQQGAQLLHMAYDLLGLPVTGTATVSATGARPVSGLWDCPPTLEAAWSFSASEVTLHWRQPGPAEAAPAGLAVQGASDTLRVSWRGGQWRFDAPLQEPAAEESEDADPLAVWLEAVRNGYASSGGLTTACRAASLAALTNVAWRFGRPITCDLETGACVGDLQAERLLRAPGRGAYRL; translated from the coding sequence ATGTCTCAAAGTTCCCTACTGTCTCGACGCGCATTTCTGGCCGCGACGCTCTTGCCGGCCACGGCCGCAATCGCGCAGCCAAGCCGGCCCGGGCCGCCTGGTCGCGTCGTCACGGGGCACATCGGCGTTGGCGCGCGGGGCTGCGCGCTGCTCGCGCGGATGCGCGGCAGCGCCGCCGCCGTGTGTGACGTAGACGAGGAACATCTGGCGGACGGCGCGGCCCTCGTTGGCGCGGGTGTGCGCGTCTTCCGCGACTACCGGGAACTGCTCGAACAACCCGACATCGACGCCGTCGTGATCGCGACGCCAGACCACTGGCACGCGCTGCAGACGGTTCATGCTTGTGAAGCGGGCAAGGACATCTACGTCGAGACGCCCGCATGCCGTGTCTTCGAGGAAGCCCAAGCCATGGTCCGGGCCGCCACCTGGTACGGCCGGGTCGTGCACGCGGGCGCGGCGGGACCCCTTTCGCGCGCGGCAGCCGCGGCGCGCATGGGTATGCAGCGCGGCGCACTCGGCGCGGTACAGCGCATCGATTGCTGGGGCGCGGCCAATCCGGAAGGGGGCGACCCGGCAAAGAACGCGATAGCGCCAGAGTCTCTCGACTGGGACCAGTGGCTCGGCCCGAACCGCTGGCGCCCGTACAACCCGGAGTGCGCCCACGGGGATTGGCGATGGCTGATAGACTTCGGCGGCGGCAACGTGTGCCAGCAGGGCGCGCAACTGCTGCACATGGCTTATGACCTTCTGGGGCTGCCTGTCACGGGCACAGCGACCGTATCCGCCACGGGTGCGCGCCCCGTCTCGGGCCTGTGGGATTGCCCCCCCACGCTGGAGGCCGCGTGGTCGTTCTCCGCGTCTGAAGTCACCTTGCACTGGCGGCAACCCGGCCCCGCCGAGGCCGCGCCCGCGGGCTTGGCGGTCCAGGGCGCATCGGACACGCTGCGTGTGAGTTGGCGCGGCGGCCAATGGCGTTTCGACGCGCCATTGCAGGAACCGGCGGCGGAAGAAAGCGAAGATGCTGACCCGCTGGCCGTCTGGCTCGAAGCAGTGCGGAACGGCTATGCGTCCAGCGGTGGCTTGACAACGGCCTGCCGCGCCGCGTCGCTGGCTGCGCTCACGAATGTTGCATGGCGCTTCGGCCGGCCCATCACGTGCGACCTCGAGACGGGCGCGTGCGTGGGCGACCTGCAGGCGGAACGCCTGCTGCGCGCGCCCGGCCGGGGAGCTTACCGCCTATGA